The sequence CTGCTGGCTCCGCGGTGAGCTATGATCGCGGGCCTCTTCTTCGGCGCTGAGACATCGGCGAGGGGATTGATTTCGATCCTGTCCATTTAAGCGATATATCACATGATTCAGGCCGTGTCGATCAGACTGTCTCCGTGTTTCCCGATTCGTACTGATATATCGCGACAGCGGCGACTGCGGCTGTCTCGGCTTTGAGAATCTGTCGGCCGAGGCTCGCTGTCAGCGCGCCTTTTCCCCTGGCTTGGTCGACCTCTTCATCGGTGAAACCTCCTTCGGGGCCGATGATGATGATGCCTTCGCGAGAGAGATCGGCGTCCGCGAGCGCCTTGCGAATGCTGAGCGCGGCCTCGCCCTCGTACAGCAACAGCGCCGGTTTGAACTCCGTCAGGCGTGAACAGAGGAGCAAAAAATCGATCGCCTTCTCCACAGAGGGGACAAAGGGGAGGCCGGACTGCTTCGCAGCCTCCAGCGCTATCTTCCTGAGCCTCTCGATCTTCCGCGAGGAGCCGGCATGTTCGGCCTTCCTGACCGTGCGCGCCGAGTTGAAGGGAAGGATGCGGCGACAGCCCAGCTCCACCGACTTCTGGATCGCCCACTCCATCCTCTCGGCGCGGATCGATGCGATTGCAAGCGCCGGCGGAGGATTGGGGTCCACGCGCGTGATCTCCTCAATGATGTCGAGGATCACGCTCATTGCCTTGGCTTGCCTGATCACTGCCCTGAATGATCTGCCTTTGCCGTCCGAGAGCACCATCCAGTCGCCTTGTCCAAGCCTCAGCGATTGCAGGATGTGCCTGGCGTCGGCGCCGCGGATCTCCACATGCTTCGATGCGGCGAGGCTTGTATCCACGAAGAACTGGGGCATGGGATCATCCTCTCCTGAATATTACGGCGCTCCATTCACCGCGCCTCTTCGCCTCGCTGCTCGTGAACCCACGGCCATACGCGTCCTTTATCTCGTCCTCTTGGTCCGGGGTTATGCCGGAGAGCACGAGGGTGCCGTGCGGCGCCACCCTTTTCATTATAGGATCGCGAAGCTCTATCAGCGTGGGGAGCAGTATGTTGGCCACGACCAGGTCGAAGCCAAGGCCAGCGTCCTCAATTCGCTGGGCGAGCAGTATGTCGGAGCAGGAGTTCTTCTCGAAATTTTCTTTCGCGACCTCGAGCGCGTCGGGATCGTTCTCGATCGCGCAGATGTTCCTTACTCCGAGGAGCCTCGCCGTGATCGCGAGGATTCCGCTGCCGGTCCCCACGTCCAGCATGGAGCTTGCGCGGTGCGCGCACGATTCTATCGCTTCTGCGCAGAGCTTCGTGGTCTCGTGCAGGCCGGTCCCGAACGCCATCCCCGGGTCCAGGTTGATGACCGATTCGTTCGCGCGCGGCACGTAGCGCTCCCAGCTGGGGACCACGACGATGCCCTTGGCGATTTCAAAGGGCGCAAAGTGCTGCTTGCAGAGTTCGGTGTAATCCGCGATGCGCTCCCTCTGCACTAGGATGTCGGCGTCGCGCAGCCCGGGGAATGCCTTGAACGCCTGCGCTGCTTCGAGCTTGAGAAGGGGCTCGCTCCTCTCCGAAGAGTTGAAACAGGCGACGACGGTCACGAATTTTTTGTCATCGTGCGGCTTTTCGAGCGTGGAGCTCGAACCGAGTCCGCAGAGGAGGAACTCGGCGTTTTCAGCCTCCTCCTTTGGGACGGTCGCCTCTAGGCGCAATATATCGGGATCTTTCATGATTTGACCGCATGATCTAGCATGTGTTAGCTTGCTTAGCAAGACGGAGGGACGCGTGATCTACTGTTGTCCGCTTTGCAATAATAAGTTCAGGGCAGAGGGCCGGGGCGTATTCCTCTGTCCTTCATGCAGCCGCGAGCTCAGGGTGGGTGCACTCGCGGAAGGGACCGCGTGGGACGCCGAGTCGCAGGGCAGATGGGTCGAGGCGATCGTCGCCACAACCAAGGGCGCCATAGCAGAGCCCGGCATGTTCTTTTCACAGGTC comes from bacterium and encodes:
- a CDS encoding 50S ribosomal protein L11 methyltransferase, whose protein sequence is MKDPDILRLEATVPKEEAENAEFLLCGLGSSSTLEKPHDDKKFVTVVACFNSSERSEPLLKLEAAQAFKAFPGLRDADILVQRERIADYTELCKQHFAPFEIAKGIVVVPSWERYVPRANESVINLDPGMAFGTGLHETTKLCAEAIESCAHRASSMLDVGTGSGILAITARLLGVRNICAIENDPDALEVAKENFEKNSCSDILLAQRIEDAGLGFDLVVANILLPTLIELRDPIMKRVAPHGTLVLSGITPDQEDEIKDAYGRGFTSSEAKRRGEWSAVIFRRG
- a CDS encoding RsmE family RNA methyltransferase, coding for MPQFFVDTSLAASKHVEIRGADARHILQSLRLGQGDWMVLSDGKGRSFRAVIRQAKAMSVILDIIEEITRVDPNPPPALAIASIRAERMEWAIQKSVELGCRRILPFNSARTVRKAEHAGSSRKIERLRKIALEAAKQSGLPFVPSVEKAIDFLLLCSRLTEFKPALLLYEGEAALSIRKALADADLSREGIIIIGPEGGFTDEEVDQARGKGALTASLGRQILKAETAAVAAVAIYQYESGNTETV